The following nucleotide sequence is from Paenibacillus andongensis.
AATGCATCTGATCTATCAAATATTGTCTAACTGCTTCCTTAACAGCCTCTGGATCGTCATCCCATTGGACCTTTTTGGCCTGGTAATGACTCTTGTGCTTTAACCAATAGAAGAATGGTTCCAGAGTATTTAAATAAGCAATTACTGAGCTCTCACTGATTCTGTTGACTTGGTCATGATAATACTCTGTAAGTGGAATGAACGCCTCCTTAGTATCATCAAATACGATAAGTCGGTATTTACTGTTCACTCCCTCAGGACAGAATATATGAAAATACGAGGCCACTACCTCCATCACCCCCATCTTTTTTTTACAAAAAAATGGACATTTCCGTTTAACGAAAACGGATGTCCACATATGATGTGTAACACTATATGAAAATATAGTAGAATCATAGATTCGTCAATGAAACTTGTAAATTAATATTACAGTGTATTTTATACATATGTCTGTAATTGTGTTTCGGGCATCCTTGACTACGATTTTCCCTGTCGGTTTGACAAGAACTTGCCCCTGGCCATTCTCTTCAGCATCGATCAGAAGCGCGATCGATACGTCCCCGCATCCATTGATTCATTAATGCCACATGAAATTAAGATTTCAATTATGTTACATTTACTTAACTCAAGTATTTACATTGGTAGAAATTAAAACCTAAACTACAAATAAGAATTACGGTTAATACAAGCGTAAAATGCTTTTTCATTTTTTTACCCCTTCCAATAGATTAAGCAGCTGTTCTAAGTTGCCGAACGGTGGTAAAATTCGCCCGTTTACATGTATCCAGCAGCATTTTCTTCTGTTTATCCGTATGGTCGAGCTTCTTGTGGAGTTCCAAGAAGCGGAACCAAAACATGTAGTTAAGTTATCGATATACTTTGTCGCGACACCATGAAACCTGTCCATCCATTCTTTCAGTCGCGAATGAAACGAATTGACATGTTGAATGTGATCATTACCTCAATTTTACCACAGATAGTAGAGTAAAGGGCTGGAGATCCCAGCCCCTCCTCATCAAACCGTACATGCAGTTTTCCCGCATACGGCTTTCCGACGTTCTTCATCCAGGGCAGTACGGTTTTACCCAAGTGCATAATGTTTTCAGTCCTGTACGTTGAAGCAGAATATGCATTTCTGACCAATTCCGCTTGCGCTTCCTATGTTTGTTATTCCAGAACAGTCTCAATCTCCTCAGGATGTACCAGTCCACTTTCGCAAGGAAACGGTTTGCCATACTTCGATCTACATCCAGATGAGCGTAGAAGTTACGCCACCCTTGGATCATAGGATTCAGTAGCCCAACCATTTGCTTTAACGGCCAGTTTAACCGTCCTCGGGATGCCGTTTCTTCGTTCAAACGAGTACGCATCTTCTTCATCGCTTTCTTCGATGGAAAGCTTCGAAGTCTATACATAACCCCCTTTTTATGGAGATGCGGCATCTTCCTATGGTGAAAGCCAAGAAAGTCAAACCCATCCTGATTCTTCCATAGACATACTAACTTTGATTTGGATGTGTTCATGGTCAACTCTAGTTTTCCGAAGATAGCCTTGAGTACATGAATAGCTTCGAGTGCCTGCGGTTTGTACCGGCATAGAATGACAAGATCGTCTGCATACCTTACTAGCTTGCCCAGATGAGAGAATTGTTTCTCCCATATCGTATCGAGGTAGTTGAGATAAATGTTGGCGAGAAGAGGAGATATTACACCGCCTTGTGGGCTACCGATCTCCGTTTTGTGCCATACGCCATCCTTCATAACGCCTGCTTCAAGCCACTGTCTAATTAACTTTAGAATGCGCCTGTCGCAGATGCGTTCTTCGACCAGTTTCATCAGCTTGCTGTGGGAGATATTATCGAAGTAGCCTGTTATATCTACGTCGACCACCCAGTTGATGACGCCCCAATTGATGCTTTCCCGGATGCTCTTTATAGCGTGGTGAGCCGACCGTTTGGGGCGAAATCCGTAAGAGCAATCTTTAAAATCTGATTCGAATATACCTTCGATCACCAGTTTGGTTGCCATCTGAACAGTCCGGTCACGGACTGTTGGAATACCCAAGGGACGTGCCTTTCCGTCCGGCTTCGGAATCTCTTTCCGTTTGACCGGAGAAGGTCGGTATTCCCCATTCATTAGCTGTTGCCTGATCTCTTCGATGAAGGATTCTTCGCCAATCTCTCGGACGATGAATTCGATTGATTGTCCATCGATGCCGGCACTTCCACGATTGGTTTTCACTCTTCTCCATGCTTCTTGCAGGATATCTTTCCGGAATACTTTGTCGTACAGCGCATGAAACTTACGCTTTGGGTTCTCCTTAGCCGCAAGATAGAGGGTATTTTGGAGTTGTCGAGCGTTTTCATTGGTGGCGTTAGCCGTGTATTCGGCATTCACTTGCTCTTACCTCCTTGATATCCCGTAAACGAAGTGGGGTATTGCCTTTCGGCGCCCTTCCCTCCCCGGGGTTATGTTGTCCGCCGGATCATTGGTAGTATGGCCCCCTCCG
It contains:
- the ltrA gene encoding group II intron reverse transcriptase/maturase, which encodes MNAEYTANATNENARQLQNTLYLAAKENPKRKFHALYDKVFRKDILQEAWRRVKTNRGSAGIDGQSIEFIVREIGEESFIEEIRQQLMNGEYRPSPVKRKEIPKPDGKARPLGIPTVRDRTVQMATKLVIEGIFESDFKDCSYGFRPKRSAHHAIKSIRESINWGVINWVVDVDITGYFDNISHSKLMKLVEERICDRRILKLIRQWLEAGVMKDGVWHKTEIGSPQGGVISPLLANIYLNYLDTIWEKQFSHLGKLVRYADDLVILCRYKPQALEAIHVLKAIFGKLELTMNTSKSKLVCLWKNQDGFDFLGFHHRKMPHLHKKGVMYRLRSFPSKKAMKKMRTRLNEETASRGRLNWPLKQMVGLLNPMIQGWRNFYAHLDVDRSMANRFLAKVDWYILRRLRLFWNNKHRKRKRNWSEMHILLQRTGLKTLCTWVKPYCPG